The following are encoded together in the Mesotoga sp. UBA6090 genome:
- a CDS encoding FtsW/RodA/SpoVE family cell cycle protein — translation MKRTYLMLALYSSVFIIFGLVFIYSAGISMEARHPGVTASEFLERQLIAFAIGLAGALMIIYMKGSWHFKRAFTVYYPLTLILLVSVLFFADRGGSHRWIDIGSFTLQISEFAKISLLIVLAKYFGGLKKRNFLTTFLIPLGILAPLAMLVFIEPDLSTTGIMVAITFVMMIIGGIKMQYIGLALIFVVVLLLVLYSGGFIEEYQIQRITSFLSSFTGEEHEQVSYSLMAISSGGLTGKGLGMGLVKYYLPVSYSDFIFAVIGEELGLVGLLVLMLAYVGFIRELIDAGLRGSTTLEGKLYIVGFALYIMIQATINIAVNLGLFPATGVTLPFVSYGGSSIMSLMIGYGLVFSILIESEEEKAKENAEA, via the coding sequence ATGAAGAGAACATACCTAATGCTGGCGCTGTACTCAAGTGTCTTCATTATATTTGGACTAGTATTCATTTACAGCGCCGGAATAAGCATGGAGGCGAGGCATCCCGGAGTGACTGCTTCTGAGTTTCTTGAGAGGCAGCTGATTGCCTTTGCTATAGGACTCGCAGGTGCTCTGATGATTATATATATGAAGGGCTCCTGGCACTTCAAGAGAGCCTTCACGGTCTATTATCCACTTACGCTAATACTGCTTGTCAGCGTTCTCTTCTTTGCGGACAGAGGTGGTTCACACAGGTGGATAGATATCGGAAGCTTCACTCTCCAGATTTCGGAGTTTGCAAAGATCTCCCTGTTGATCGTGCTCGCTAAATACTTCGGAGGACTTAAGAAGAGGAATTTTCTTACCACTTTTCTGATTCCGCTGGGAATTCTTGCTCCACTTGCAATGCTCGTGTTCATCGAACCGGACCTTTCGACCACGGGCATCATGGTTGCGATCACATTTGTAATGATGATAATCGGCGGCATCAAGATGCAATATATAGGTCTTGCGTTGATCTTCGTGGTTGTTCTGCTTCTTGTTCTCTACAGCGGCGGATTCATAGAAGAATACCAGATTCAGAGAATAACTTCCTTTTTGTCCTCCTTTACAGGCGAGGAACATGAACAGGTTTCATACTCGCTCATGGCCATCTCTTCCGGTGGCCTCACAGGTAAGGGTCTGGGAATGGGACTGGTCAAGTACTACCTTCCGGTTAGTTATTCCGACTTCATATTTGCTGTCATAGGAGAGGAGCTCGGCCTGGTTGGCCTGCTTGTGTTGATGCTTGCATATGTGGGCTTCATAAGGGAGCTCATCGACGCTGGTCTGAGGGGCTCGACCACTCTCGAAGGCAAACTCTATATAGTCGGATTCGCTCTTTACATAATGATCCAGGCAACTATCAACATAGCGGTCAATCTCGGGCTTTTCCCGGCGACCGGTGTCACCCTGCCATTTGTAAGCTACGGCGGTTCTTCGATAATGTCCTTGATGATCGGCTACGGCCTGGTCTTCTCCATACTTATCGAATCGGAAGAAGAAAAGGCAAAAGAAAATGCAGAAGCTTAA
- a CDS encoding UDP-N-acetylglucosamine--N-acetylmuramyl-(pentapeptide) pyrophosphoryl-undecaprenol N-acetylglucosamine transferase, with protein sequence MQKLKVAFCGGGTGGHYYPAVAILQELKRFGEIDLLYFTVSGKIDDRSLGKDFPEAKRVPLELTGLKRPLYSPSNAGILFSHLKTERSVRERLAEFSPDFLFSTGGYVSYPVVKAAHKLGIPVYIHEQNSVVGIANKSLARHARLFFISFEESRSNLEIPAERIIFSGNPVREAKSTKSEVMKRFNLAEESPFIVVLGGSLGSEVINSALERFYSELEMSRDRLTFLHSTGDDNWALSLDRFSFVRSFSYIEDLTDAIACADLVVSRGGATTIAELQYFGRKGIIIPWPGAAENHQFHNARSLERVGLGYVILEENLTSKALSIAIREMLQRETCYKPPRRPVEIILDNILREESI encoded by the coding sequence ATGCAGAAGCTTAAGGTAGCCTTTTGTGGAGGTGGAACCGGTGGTCATTACTATCCTGCCGTTGCGATCCTGCAGGAGCTAAAAAGGTTTGGGGAAATCGATCTTCTGTACTTCACTGTCTCTGGAAAGATAGATGACAGGAGCCTCGGAAAAGACTTCCCCGAGGCAAAGAGAGTCCCTCTGGAGCTGACGGGTCTTAAGAGGCCTCTCTACAGCCCGTCAAATGCGGGGATACTCTTTTCTCACTTAAAGACCGAGAGATCGGTAAGGGAACGCCTGGCCGAATTCTCACCCGATTTCCTGTTTTCGACGGGAGGCTACGTCTCCTATCCCGTTGTCAAAGCCGCTCATAAACTAGGGATACCGGTGTACATTCACGAACAGAACTCAGTAGTGGGAATAGCAAACAAGAGTCTTGCGAGGCATGCAAGGCTCTTCTTCATATCATTCGAGGAGAGCCGTAGTAACCTCGAAATCCCGGCAGAAAGGATCATCTTCTCGGGTAACCCGGTGAGAGAGGCAAAATCAACGAAGAGCGAAGTAATGAAAAGATTTAACCTCGCAGAGGAAAGTCCTTTCATTGTCGTGCTGGGTGGAAGTCTTGGATCGGAAGTGATAAATAGCGCTCTAGAAAGGTTCTACAGCGAACTTGAAATGAGCCGTGACAGGTTAACTTTCCTCCATTCTACAGGTGACGATAACTGGGCCCTCTCTCTTGATCGATTCTCATTTGTTCGCTCTTTTTCTTATATAGAGGACCTCACAGACGCAATAGCCTGTGCCGATCTTGTCGTGTCAAGAGGAGGAGCAACTACTATCGCAGAGCTACAGTATTTTGGAAGAAAGGGTATAATAATACCGTGGCCCGGCGCGGCGGAAAATCACCAATTTCATAACGCTCGCTCGCTGGAAAGAGTTGGGTTGGGTTATGTTATACTGGAAGAGAATTTGACCTCCAAAGCTTTGAGCATTGCAATAAGAGAAATGTTGCAAAGAGAGACCTGTTACAAACCTCCAAGAAGACCAGTTGAGATTATTTTGGATAATATACTCCGGGAGGAATCGATTTGA
- the murC gene encoding UDP-N-acetylmuramate--L-alanine ligase: MKYHFIGIGGIGMSGLAMHLASEGNQVYGSNYEENERVDYLRAKGINIFIGHSYDNFEKPDVVVRTTAIKQGNPELVRALSEGVPTIYRMELLKNLLSRNTSLCVTGTDGKTTTTAMISKILVDSGRDPTVLLGGINPLLSDGNYRKGEGLIVSELDESDGFFASFKPDYAIITNVRGDHLEHYDNSFNNLKNHFKYFARGVGKMLVTNADDAVSEKIFKGTLTFGRDRGDYRFSDRATGIMNQTFRCWKGDTDLGVFKLMIPGEFNAYNATAAVALTHEMGVSIESIRNSLESYRSVDRRFTFRGIDDFRNLFFFDDYAHTPDEISCTIRGAREFFPGKNVVVVFQPHRYSRLVRENGRFAMSLKDATEVCVYKLYEAYEKGQYAIDETEVLKGLSSYGVPAVHAVNYSEILEWLEKKRDAVILFLGAGDITEASKMSALKLCEAH; encoded by the coding sequence TTGAAATATCACTTTATTGGCATTGGCGGAATTGGTATGAGCGGTCTGGCAATGCACTTAGCATCTGAGGGTAACCAGGTTTACGGATCGAATTACGAGGAAAACGAAAGGGTAGACTACCTTCGAGCAAAGGGCATAAATATCTTTATTGGCCATTCTTATGATAACTTCGAAAAACCCGACGTGGTGGTGAGAACTACTGCCATTAAACAGGGAAACCCGGAGCTTGTTAGGGCTCTTTCGGAAGGTGTACCTACAATATACAGAATGGAACTGCTCAAGAACCTTCTTTCGAGAAACACTTCTCTCTGTGTGACCGGAACCGATGGGAAGACAACCACTACAGCTATGATTTCGAAAATTCTTGTCGACTCCGGAAGAGATCCTACAGTTTTGCTTGGTGGAATAAATCCTCTCTTGAGCGACGGAAACTATAGAAAGGGCGAAGGCCTTATCGTAAGTGAGCTAGATGAGAGCGATGGTTTCTTTGCTTCATTTAAGCCCGACTATGCGATAATCACCAACGTACGGGGCGATCACCTCGAACACTACGATAACTCATTCAATAATCTCAAGAATCACTTCAAGTACTTCGCCAGAGGCGTCGGAAAGATGTTGGTTACGAATGCCGATGATGCTGTTTCAGAAAAGATTTTCAAGGGTACTCTCACCTTTGGAAGAGACAGAGGTGATTACCGGTTCTCCGACAGAGCGACGGGAATTATGAATCAGACCTTCAGATGCTGGAAAGGAGATACCGATCTCGGTGTCTTCAAGCTCATGATCCCGGGGGAGTTCAACGCTTACAACGCTACTGCAGCCGTTGCTCTTACTCATGAAATGGGAGTCTCTATTGAATCGATAAGAAACTCCTTAGAGTCGTATAGGTCGGTTGACAGAAGATTCACTTTCAGAGGCATCGATGATTTCAGAAACCTCTTTTTCTTTGATGACTACGCTCATACTCCGGACGAAATAAGCTGTACCATTCGAGGCGCTCGCGAATTCTTCCCGGGGAAGAACGTTGTGGTGGTCTTTCAGCCGCACAGGTATTCGAGATTGGTCAGGGAAAATGGCCGCTTCGCGATGTCTCTTAAGGATGCGACCGAGGTCTGTGTATACAAGCTCTACGAGGCTTACGAAAAGGGGCAGTATGCAATCGACGAGACCGAGGTCTTGAAAGGTTTGAGTAGCTACGGTGTTCCGGCGGTACACGCCGTAAACTACTCTGAAATACTCGAATGGCTGGAGAAGAAAAGAGATGCCGTCATCCTCTTTCTCGGCGCAGGCGACATCACCGAAGCCTCAAAAATGAGCGCCCTCAAACTTTGCGAAGCACATTAG
- a CDS encoding radical SAM protein yields the protein MNSPERIRKWLVSSGVLNRVGKPSRYIGKELNRVTKNPAEKLRILLAFPDTYEVGMSHLGLKILYKELNLVDGFYAERAYLPWKDMIDEMRYAEIPLFSMETYTPAIDFDILGITLQYELCYSNVLALLDLADIPLLQKERTTEPIVLGGGPCSTNPEPMADYFDVFVIGDGEAVTPILCNVVRENIDLLKSGRRSELLQLLSQVQGVYVPSIGKKETVKAVIGDLSAYEIDRNPLVPYMRTVHDRAVFEVMRGCNRGCRFCQAGMIYRPVRERGVEEISRSVRKVLEKTGYEEISFLSLSTMDHSSIDLLTEEILPLLQPQRVALSLPSTRIDSFGVEIASKIASIRKTGLTFAPEAGSQRLRNVINKNVSEDDLMSTVKTARKNGWQRVKLYFMIGLPTERDEDLEEIVRLARRVKAVGFREVSVSAAIFIPKAHTPFLFSPQIGEVEAARRLGILKRLSGRGIQLSSHDPSSSTIEGVLSRGNREVGKAILKAYRLGAIFDEWNEEFDAAIWHEAFRAAGIDVDDYMRGYDTHEELPWEHISTGISKSFLIEEYEKALREETTGDCRWEGCTGCAVCQTLNVSNVLRKV from the coding sequence ATGAACAGTCCAGAGCGAATAAGGAAGTGGCTCGTCTCTTCGGGAGTCCTCAACAGAGTCGGCAAACCGAGCCGATATATCGGCAAGGAACTGAACAGGGTAACGAAGAATCCCGCGGAGAAGTTGAGGATCCTTCTTGCCTTTCCCGATACATATGAAGTCGGCATGTCCCATTTGGGGCTCAAGATACTTTACAAAGAACTAAACTTAGTTGATGGGTTCTACGCTGAAAGAGCGTATCTTCCCTGGAAGGATATGATCGATGAAATGCGCTACGCCGAGATCCCTCTTTTTTCTATGGAGACATACACCCCGGCTATCGACTTCGATATCCTGGGAATAACTCTTCAGTACGAACTTTGCTACAGCAATGTTCTCGCACTTCTCGATCTTGCAGATATTCCCCTTCTCCAGAAAGAGAGAACAACCGAACCCATAGTGCTGGGCGGCGGGCCGTGCTCGACAAATCCCGAGCCTATGGCCGATTACTTCGACGTCTTCGTAATTGGCGATGGAGAGGCAGTTACCCCGATTCTCTGCAACGTGGTGAGGGAAAACATCGACCTTCTGAAATCCGGGAGAAGAAGCGAGCTACTCCAGTTGCTTTCGCAAGTTCAGGGAGTCTACGTGCCTTCAATCGGGAAGAAGGAGACAGTCAAGGCTGTAATCGGAGATCTTTCAGCCTACGAGATTGACAGAAATCCTCTCGTTCCATACATGCGAACTGTCCACGACAGGGCGGTGTTTGAGGTAATGCGCGGCTGCAATCGCGGATGCAGATTCTGCCAGGCGGGGATGATCTACAGGCCTGTCAGGGAGCGAGGAGTGGAGGAAATAAGCCGGTCTGTGCGGAAGGTTCTTGAGAAGACGGGGTATGAAGAAATCTCCTTTCTCTCGCTGTCGACTATGGATCACTCTTCCATAGATCTCCTAACTGAAGAGATCCTACCTTTGCTCCAACCCCAAAGGGTCGCCCTCTCTCTGCCGAGCACGCGCATAGACTCTTTCGGAGTGGAGATCGCTTCCAAGATAGCTTCGATAAGGAAGACAGGTTTGACTTTCGCACCCGAGGCAGGTTCTCAAAGACTGAGAAACGTGATCAACAAGAACGTATCGGAAGACGATCTCATGTCTACCGTTAAGACGGCGAGGAAGAACGGCTGGCAGAGAGTCAAGCTCTACTTCATGATAGGACTTCCGACCGAAAGAGATGAGGATCTTGAAGAGATAGTCAGGTTGGCCAGGCGGGTCAAAGCCGTTGGTTTCAGGGAAGTCTCAGTTTCGGCGGCAATCTTCATTCCAAAAGCCCATACCCCGTTCCTGTTTTCGCCACAGATAGGCGAAGTCGAAGCGGCAAGAAGACTAGGCATTCTGAAGAGGCTTTCTGGAAGAGGGATCCAGCTTAGCAGTCACGATCCATCTAGCAGTACGATCGAAGGTGTTCTCAGCAGAGGGAACAGAGAGGTCGGCAAAGCGATATTGAAGGCCTATAGATTGGGCGCAATCTTCGACGAATGGAACGAGGAGTTTGACGCCGCAATATGGCACGAAGCCTTTCGGGCTGCGGGAATCGATGTAGATGATTATATGAGAGGCTACGATACACATGAAGAGCTTCCATGGGAACACATCTCTACTGGAATCTCTAAGAGCTTTCTTATTGAAGAATACGAAAAGGCACTAAGGGAGGAGACCACCGGTGACTGCAGATGGGAAGGCTGTACCGGCTGCGCCGTCTGTCAGACTCTAAATGTCTCTAATGTGCTTCGCAAAGTTTGA